From bacterium, a single genomic window includes:
- a CDS encoding polyprenyl synthetase family protein, whose translation MSLLDQERVKLWALQRIIGPELKRFDDVYDELVRGDTPLINEICTHVKQGKSKRFRPTLLLLSAKHDGKVDDAAITAAACVEMIHTATLLHDDFIDEALTRRGLPSVNHHWGPSTALIMGDYLYSKALESLIKVELYDALRLLARTTVLMSQAEMMQIETKYDLSIKMDMYLQIIYRKTASLIESACRIGAGFNPAVRDLAAAFGEFGSKIGFVFQITDDVFDYLGDERRLGKPTGQDWEEGRITLPLIAALASAPAGQGEALLDGAHGLAPEERKDFWPEVKSFVTDHGGVEAARDLARLYGEEAKQALAPVARGVQKDLLAVSVEYVLKRLN comes from the coding sequence ATGTCTCTGCTTGATCAGGAACGCGTCAAACTCTGGGCCTTGCAGAGGATCATCGGACCGGAGCTGAAGCGCTTCGATGACGTCTACGACGAACTGGTCAGGGGAGACACGCCGCTGATCAACGAGATATGCACGCATGTCAAGCAGGGCAAGAGCAAGCGCTTCCGGCCCACCCTGCTGCTCCTCAGCGCCAAGCACGACGGGAAGGTGGACGACGCGGCGATCACGGCGGCCGCCTGCGTGGAGATGATCCACACCGCCACGCTGCTGCACGACGACTTCATCGACGAGGCCCTGACCCGGCGCGGTCTGCCGTCCGTGAACCACCACTGGGGTCCCTCGACGGCCCTGATCATGGGTGACTACCTCTACAGCAAGGCGCTCGAGAGCCTGATCAAGGTGGAACTGTACGACGCGCTGCGCTTGCTGGCGCGCACCACGGTGCTGATGAGCCAGGCCGAGATGATGCAGATCGAGACCAAGTACGATCTGTCGATCAAGATGGACATGTATCTGCAGATCATCTACCGCAAGACCGCCTCGCTGATCGAATCGGCGTGCCGGATCGGCGCCGGCTTCAACCCCGCGGTACGCGATCTGGCGGCGGCGTTCGGCGAGTTCGGCAGCAAGATCGGTTTCGTCTTCCAGATCACCGACGATGTCTTCGACTATCTCGGCGACGAGCGCCGCCTGGGCAAGCCCACCGGTCAGGACTGGGAGGAGGGACGCATCACGCTTCCCCTGATCGCGGCCCTGGCGAGCGCACCGGCCGGGCAGGGCGAGGCGCTGCTGGATGGCGCGCATGGACTCGCGCCGGAAGAACGCAAGGACTTCTGGCCCGAGGTCAAGTCCTTCGTCACCGACCACGGCGGCGTGGAGGCCGCGCGCGACCTGGCGCGGCTCTACGGGGAGGAGGCCAAGCAGGCCCTCGCCCCCGTGGCGCGCGGCGTGCAGAAGGATCTGCTGGCGGTCTCGGTGGAATACGTGCTCAAGCGGTTGAACTGA
- a CDS encoding arginine--tRNA ligase, translating into MIIHDIIREEIGRCLESYGFFEEDIEVAVEKPRDKSHGDLSTNIAMVSAKRLDRKPRELAGELAAKLSFDHDVIESVEIAGPGFINFRLAPAYLVDLLLDLWVDEGALHDIRTGRGRRINVEFISANPTGPLNVVSARAGAFGSTLVRLLDAVGYDAHAEYYVNDAGHQVHLLGKSLRARTMEMLGRTVPFPADGYKGRYITLMAEELIGLSSKAIQEQAGVFNDESFQRVTAPAGNTDDWVALPEDESTTCFAKYALMKILTWQRQTCRRFGLRFDTWYFESELHETKRVERTLDRLRQAGATYVQDDATWFRSTAYGDEKDRVIVRSGGTPTYFLADVAYHYHKYQRGFERAIDFLGPDHHGHIPRMQGAMTALGVPEDWLEVQILQQVNFVENGRPIDMSKREGQFVTMDSLCDDVGADVAKYIFLTRKPNSHLDFDLDLAREQSNENPVYYVKYAHARICSVLQKAAEAGWFDLSPAPEPLARLGDPSERSLVRELIRLPEIIAGAAESREP; encoded by the coding sequence ATGATCATCCACGATATCATCAGGGAGGAGATCGGCCGCTGTCTCGAGAGTTATGGTTTCTTCGAGGAGGACATCGAAGTGGCCGTCGAGAAGCCGCGGGACAAGAGCCACGGGGACCTGAGCACCAACATCGCCATGGTCTCGGCCAAGCGCCTCGATCGCAAGCCGCGCGAACTGGCCGGCGAACTCGCGGCGAAGCTCTCCTTCGACCACGACGTGATCGAATCCGTGGAGATCGCCGGTCCCGGCTTCATCAACTTCCGTCTGGCACCCGCCTACCTGGTCGATCTGCTGCTGGACCTCTGGGTCGACGAGGGCGCCCTGCATGATATCCGCACCGGACGTGGCCGGCGCATCAACGTGGAATTCATCAGCGCCAACCCCACCGGTCCGCTCAACGTGGTCTCGGCCCGGGCCGGCGCCTTCGGCTCCACCCTCGTGCGTCTGCTGGACGCCGTGGGGTACGACGCCCACGCCGAGTACTACGTGAACGACGCCGGACACCAGGTGCACCTGCTCGGCAAGTCCCTGCGCGCCCGTACCATGGAGATGCTCGGCCGCACCGTGCCTTTTCCCGCGGACGGCTACAAGGGCCGCTACATCACCTTGATGGCCGAGGAACTGATCGGCCTGTCCAGCAAGGCGATACAGGAACAAGCCGGGGTCTTCAACGACGAGAGCTTCCAGCGCGTGACCGCGCCAGCCGGCAACACCGACGACTGGGTCGCCCTGCCGGAAGACGAGTCGACCACGTGCTTCGCCAAGTACGCCCTGATGAAGATCCTCACCTGGCAGCGCCAGACCTGCCGGCGCTTCGGCCTGCGTTTCGATACCTGGTACTTCGAGTCGGAGCTCCACGAGACCAAGCGGGTCGAACGCACGCTGGACCGTCTGCGCCAGGCCGGCGCCACCTACGTCCAGGACGACGCGACCTGGTTCAGATCCACCGCCTACGGCGACGAGAAGGACCGGGTCATCGTGCGCTCGGGAGGCACGCCGACCTACTTCCTGGCCGACGTGGCCTACCACTACCACAAGTACCAGCGGGGCTTCGAGCGTGCGATCGACTTCCTGGGCCCCGACCATCACGGCCACATTCCCCGCATGCAAGGTGCGATGACCGCCCTCGGCGTACCCGAGGACTGGCTGGAAGTGCAGATCCTGCAGCAGGTGAACTTCGTGGAGAACGGCCGGCCCATCGACATGTCGAAGCGGGAGGGCCAGTTCGTGACCATGGACTCGCTCTGCGACGACGTGGGCGCCGACGTGGCCAAGTACATCTTCCTGACCCGCAAGCCGAACTCGCACCTGGATTTCGACCTGGACCTGGCCCGCGAGCAGTCCAACGAGAATCCCGTCTACTACGTCAAGTACGCGCACGCGCGGATCTGCTCGGTGCTGCAAAAGGCCGCCGAGGCCGGCTGGTTCGACCTGTCGCCGGCACCGGAGCCCCTGGCGCGACTGGGGGATCCGAGCGAGCGGAGCCTGGTGCGCGAGTTGATCCGTCTGCCCGAGATCATCGCCGGCGCCGCCGAGAGCCGGGAACC
- the rsfS gene encoding ribosome silencing factor, protein MSKQTEPWYVREAGASFRLAELAAHAIVAKKGEDVLVLDLRGRSDVADFFVLGTGLSNIQVESIGRSVSEELAGAGHEPLHTEGFESSNWILLDYVDVIVHVMKSRIRDYYRLERLWSDAGRCEVGLDYFRRPEVAGRHPDLPLVRRDAAAAGEHEAEEGP, encoded by the coding sequence ATGAGCAAGCAGACCGAGCCCTGGTACGTTCGAGAGGCGGGCGCGTCCTTCCGTCTGGCGGAGCTGGCGGCGCACGCCATCGTCGCCAAGAAGGGCGAGGACGTGCTGGTGCTGGACCTGCGCGGTCGATCGGACGTGGCCGATTTCTTCGTGCTGGGCACCGGGCTATCCAACATTCAGGTCGAATCGATCGGGCGCAGCGTCAGCGAGGAACTCGCCGGCGCCGGCCACGAACCGCTGCACACCGAGGGCTTCGAGAGTTCCAACTGGATCCTCCTGGACTACGTCGACGTGATCGTCCACGTCATGAAGTCGCGGATCAGGGACTATTACCGGCTCGAGCGCCTGTGGAGCGACGCCGGACGATGCGAGGTCGGCCTCGACTACTTCCGGCGTCCGGAAGTCGCGGGACGGCATCCGGATCTGCCCCTGGTACGCCGCGACGCGGCTGCGGCCGGGGAGCACGAAGCGGAAGAAGGGCCATGA